The Granulicella sibirica genome has a segment encoding these proteins:
- a CDS encoding ABC transporter permease: MIQLPGSFSYTRGRETLARSQVLKRSWPFFLDVCVAGIGLAAFYGVVRIAGYWFGHAQPEITISQSPRALPLYAFYSIVRIGLAYLLSLVFAIGYGYTAAYSKRFEALMLAGLDILQSIPVLSFLPGVMLAMVALFPTRQIGVELGAILLIFTGQVWNMAFSFYSSIKSIPRELNEAAGIYRFSRWQKLVQLELPYAAIGLVWNSMVSVAGGWFFLMACEMFVLGTRDFRLPGLGSYLQTAAGTGNGVAIAWGLAVMIAIIVATDQLVWRPVIAWSDKFKFEQVESSARVKSPLLHLLQYSTALRSISANTLVPLNERLYKTLAARRSAELKRISAEAGVAGKSSRRTLREFNLVRWVTLAIVAIAVAYSAMHALMLLRQVHGSQFLLILEGAGATFLRVNVALLIAAAWTIPVGVAIGFNPKLARIAQPIAQIAASVPATALFPILLLALVQIGGGLGVGSIALMLLGTQWYILFNVIAGAMAIPSDLREVAKLFHFTRVQRWKTLILPGIFPYLITGLVTASGGAWNASIIAEYFRLKNQTLQTLGLGAQISAATDQGQFQILLLATMVMALMVVTINRLVWRPLYRLGETRYKLDG; encoded by the coding sequence TTGATCCAGCTCCCCGGCAGCTTCAGCTACACCCGCGGCCGCGAGACACTCGCCCGCTCCCAGGTGTTGAAGAGGAGCTGGCCGTTCTTTCTCGATGTCTGCGTCGCGGGGATAGGGCTTGCCGCTTTTTACGGCGTCGTTCGTATCGCAGGATACTGGTTTGGCCATGCGCAGCCGGAGATCACGATCTCGCAGAGCCCGCGCGCGCTTCCACTCTATGCGTTCTATTCGATCGTTCGCATCGGTCTCGCCTATCTTTTGAGTCTTGTCTTTGCCATCGGCTATGGTTATACGGCTGCTTACAGCAAGCGCTTCGAAGCTCTCATGCTTGCGGGTTTGGACATCCTGCAGTCGATTCCCGTGCTGAGCTTTCTGCCCGGCGTGATGCTGGCGATGGTCGCTCTGTTCCCGACGCGACAGATAGGAGTGGAGCTTGGAGCGATCCTGCTGATCTTCACCGGCCAGGTGTGGAACATGGCTTTCAGCTTCTACTCCTCGATCAAGAGCATTCCCAGAGAGCTCAACGAGGCTGCGGGAATCTACCGATTCTCGCGCTGGCAGAAACTTGTACAGCTCGAGCTTCCGTACGCGGCGATCGGCCTGGTGTGGAACTCGATGGTCTCGGTCGCCGGCGGATGGTTCTTCCTCATGGCCTGCGAGATGTTCGTACTCGGAACACGGGACTTCCGTCTTCCCGGACTTGGCTCGTACCTCCAGACAGCAGCGGGAACCGGTAATGGCGTTGCCATCGCGTGGGGCCTGGCGGTGATGATCGCGATCATTGTCGCGACGGATCAACTGGTCTGGAGGCCGGTGATCGCGTGGAGCGACAAGTTCAAGTTCGAGCAGGTGGAGAGCAGTGCCCGGGTCAAGTCTCCGCTGCTTCATCTCTTGCAGTACTCCACGGCGTTGCGTTCTATCTCGGCGAACACGCTTGTGCCGCTCAACGAGCGCCTTTACAAGACACTTGCAGCACGGCGCTCGGCGGAGCTGAAACGAATAAGCGCCGAGGCAGGCGTTGCAGGGAAGAGTTCCAGGAGGACTTTGCGGGAGTTCAACCTTGTGCGCTGGGTCACTCTCGCGATCGTGGCCATCGCTGTGGCGTATTCGGCAATGCACGCGCTAATGCTTTTGCGTCAGGTACACGGGAGCCAGTTTCTCTTGATCCTGGAGGGCGCCGGAGCCACCTTTCTGCGCGTCAATGTAGCTCTCCTGATTGCGGCTGCGTGGACAATTCCGGTCGGTGTCGCCATTGGCTTCAATCCGAAGCTCGCGCGGATCGCGCAGCCGATCGCCCAGATCGCAGCTTCGGTTCCAGCAACTGCCTTGTTTCCGATACTTCTGCTTGCGCTGGTTCAGATCGGTGGCGGCCTGGGCGTGGGGTCGATTGCGCTGATGCTGCTTGGAACGCAGTGGTACATCCTGTTCAACGTGATTGCCGGAGCCATGGCGATTCCGTCCGACCTCCGGGAAGTCGCGAAGCTCTTCCATTTCACGCGCGTGCAGCGCTGGAAGACGCTGATCCTGCCGGGCATCTTTCCATACCTGATCACCGGACTGGTGACGGCTTCGGGTGGGGCCTGGAACGCGAGCATCATCGCGGAGTACTTCCGGCTAAAGAACCAGACGCTGCAGACGCTTGGACTTGGTGCGCAGATCAGCGCGGCGACGGATCAGGGGCAGTTTCAAATTCTCCTCCTCGCAACGATGGTGATGGCGTTGATGGTGGTGACCATCAACCGTCTGGTCTGGCGTCCGCTTTATCGGCTTGGCGAGACACGCTACAAGCTCGACGGATAG
- a CDS encoding nitrate/sulfonate/bicarbonate ABC transporter ATP-binding protein — protein sequence MTSQIIRAERVEKYYAQPSENRIQVISPTDLSIQEGEIVALLGPSGSGKSTLMRMLTGLSVPSAGEVFWHDKPIATAADVNVSIVFQSFALFPWLTVLENVEAPLKARGMEASERRRRSQKMLETVGLDGFQAAYPKELSGGMRQRVGFARALVVEPEVLFMDEPFSALDVLTAENLRSELLELWQGKTIPTKAIFIVTHNIEEAVLLADRIIVLGRNPGHVRTDFRVSLAHPRDRKTSAFTQLVDYIYKVLTQPDAKPPALPTTPSGKQVRDQRQMHYQMLPHARPGGIAGLLELLLDHNGKDDIYRLADDLAFEIDDLLPIVDAAQLLGFLTVNEGDAAITPTGAEYANSEILAQKELFRTAAVEHVLLLRQIVRAIEAKSDRTVPEEFFHDMLDEQFSEEETLRQLETAINWGRYAELFDFDASRRRFIRSASVIEDEEAEELEEKGS from the coding sequence ATGACGTCCCAGATCATACGCGCCGAGCGCGTCGAAAAGTATTACGCCCAGCCGAGCGAAAACCGCATCCAGGTGATTTCGCCAACGGATCTTTCCATCCAGGAAGGAGAGATCGTTGCTCTGCTCGGTCCATCGGGTTCGGGCAAGTCGACGCTGATGCGCATGCTCACAGGCCTCTCGGTTCCCTCTGCCGGCGAGGTCTTCTGGCACGACAAGCCGATTGCCACTGCCGCAGACGTTAACGTCTCGATCGTCTTCCAGAGCTTCGCGCTCTTTCCCTGGCTTACAGTACTTGAAAACGTCGAGGCGCCCCTGAAGGCTCGTGGCATGGAGGCCTCCGAACGGCGGCGGCGGAGCCAGAAGATGCTGGAGACCGTCGGACTCGATGGTTTTCAGGCCGCCTATCCAAAGGAGCTCTCCGGAGGCATGCGGCAGCGTGTGGGGTTCGCACGTGCGCTTGTCGTCGAGCCGGAGGTGCTCTTTATGGATGAGCCGTTCTCCGCGCTTGACGTGCTCACCGCCGAGAACCTTCGCAGCGAACTGCTCGAGCTCTGGCAGGGAAAGACGATTCCTACCAAGGCGATCTTCATCGTGACTCACAATATCGAGGAAGCGGTTCTGCTCGCCGACCGAATCATCGTGCTCGGGAGAAATCCGGGGCATGTCCGGACCGACTTCCGCGTTTCTCTCGCGCACCCGCGCGACCGTAAAACCTCCGCGTTCACTCAACTTGTGGACTACATCTACAAGGTGCTGACGCAGCCGGATGCCAAACCCCCGGCGTTGCCGACGACGCCTTCCGGCAAGCAGGTTCGGGATCAGCGGCAGATGCACTACCAGATGCTTCCACACGCTCGTCCTGGCGGAATCGCCGGTCTGCTCGAACTTCTGCTCGACCATAACGGGAAGGACGACATCTATCGTCTCGCCGACGATCTCGCCTTTGAGATTGACGACCTTCTTCCAATCGTTGATGCCGCGCAACTGCTTGGCTTCCTTACCGTCAACGAGGGCGATGCGGCGATCACGCCAACCGGAGCGGAGTACGCGAATAGCGAGATTCTCGCTCAAAAAGAGCTCTTCCGGACCGCTGCTGTGGAACACGTTCTCCTCCTGCGGCAGATCGTCCGCGCCATCGAGGCGAAGAGCGATCGCACCGTTCCCGAAGAGTTCTTCCATGACATGCTCGATGAGCAGTTCAGCGAGGAAGAAACTCTGCGGCAGCTCGAAACGGCGATCAACTGGGGACGGTACGCCGAGTTGTTCGACTTCGACGCATCGCGCAGGCGCTTCATCCGCTCCGCCTCGGTCATCGAGGACGAGGAGGCTGAAGAGCTCGAGGAGAAGGGATCTTGA
- a CDS encoding response regulator yields MSETSATTPSKPRVLVADDEQVIANTLAIILNQAGFEARAVYSGEKAIESLDSFQPNMLISDVIMTGMTGIEAAIVTRSRMPNCKILLFSGQAATADLLEKARALGHEFEILAKPVHPTDLLAKLRS; encoded by the coding sequence ATGTCAGAAACATCAGCCACCACACCGTCGAAGCCTCGTGTACTCGTCGCCGACGATGAACAGGTGATCGCCAATACGCTCGCCATTATTCTCAACCAGGCAGGATTCGAGGCGCGCGCCGTCTACAGTGGCGAAAAAGCCATTGAAAGCCTCGACAGCTTCCAACCGAACATGCTCATCAGCGACGTCATCATGACCGGCATGACAGGAATCGAAGCTGCGATCGTGACCCGCTCCCGGATGCCAAACTGCAAGATCCTTCTCTTCTCCGGACAGGCGGCCACCGCGGATCTTCTGGAAAAGGCTCGCGCCCTCGGCCACGAGTTCGAAATTCTCGCGAAGCCCGTTCACCCCACAGACCTGCTCGCCAAGCTCCGCTCGTAA
- a CDS encoding putative colanic acid biosynthesis acetyltransferase, whose product MARQPYYNAAENVSESCAADPYLRPAFRPSDRARRLAWNVCHALLYRTSPRPLHAWRSGLLRLFGAKLGPNCHFYPKSKVWAPWNLVCADQVTAADGAEIYNPAPMRLGSHFILSQDGFLCGATHDYDDPAFPLLAYAMEFGAYGWVCARASVAPGVSMGEGAVLGLGSVATHTLEPWTVYAGSPAVRIKNRRRPPA is encoded by the coding sequence TTGGCGCGTCAACCGTATTACAACGCGGCGGAGAACGTCTCAGAAAGCTGCGCCGCGGACCCCTATCTCCGTCCCGCCTTTCGCCCAAGCGATCGCGCTCGGCGTCTGGCCTGGAACGTCTGTCACGCGCTTCTTTATCGAACCTCCCCACGCCCGCTTCACGCCTGGCGATCAGGGCTCCTTCGGCTCTTCGGAGCGAAACTGGGACCGAACTGTCACTTTTACCCGAAGTCCAAAGTCTGGGCACCCTGGAACCTGGTCTGCGCTGACCAGGTGACCGCCGCGGATGGAGCCGAGATTTACAATCCTGCTCCAATGCGGCTCGGCTCGCACTTCATCCTCTCTCAGGATGGTTTTCTCTGCGGAGCCACGCACGATTATGATGACCCTGCGTTTCCGCTTCTGGCCTATGCGATGGAATTTGGAGCCTATGGATGGGTGTGTGCGCGCGCGTCAGTCGCGCCTGGCGTCTCGATGGGCGAAGGCGCGGTGCTCGGGCTTGGGTCCGTGGCGACCCACACGCTCGAACCTTGGACGGTCTATGCTGGTTCGCCAGCGGTCCGCATCAAGAATCGACGCAGACCGCCCGCATAA
- a CDS encoding glycosyltransferase, with amino-acid sequence MSLMQPDTVHSSKASPMRILHVIGTLNPAAGGPTESVRMLLGYRDLGYEGEVVTLDDPGAPFLQDLPFRVHALGPQTSVYGFNRKLLPWLRENRDRFDGVVVNGLWQYTGLATLWTIKGHRPYMVFTHGMLDPYFKHRYPLKHIKKWLYWVPAEYWILRGAYRVLFTCKAESELAKQSFWLHSWKPYVVPYGAQGSTGDRDQMVESFFEVCPGVRHKRYLLFLGRIDRKKGCDLLIEAFAATALLDPGLHLVMAGPDARNWRPKLVERAVKSGCADRIHWPGIVLGDVKWGAFYGSEAFILPSHQENFGIAVAEALSCGKPTLLSDKVNIAPEISLEGAGYMEPDTVAGTEALLRRWIQTTSEERREMSDNALAIFRSRYDMRENAKAIMRLFELAAIHAGELPALATDMR; translated from the coding sequence ATGAGTCTTATGCAGCCCGACACCGTCCATAGCAGCAAGGCCAGTCCCATGCGCATCCTGCACGTCATCGGAACCCTCAATCCGGCAGCGGGTGGACCGACCGAATCGGTGCGAATGCTGCTGGGGTACCGGGATCTCGGTTACGAGGGCGAGGTCGTGACTCTTGATGATCCCGGGGCACCCTTCCTGCAAGATCTGCCGTTTCGCGTCCATGCGCTCGGTCCGCAAACCTCGGTCTACGGCTTCAATCGAAAATTGCTTCCCTGGCTTCGCGAGAACCGAGATCGCTTCGATGGCGTCGTCGTCAACGGCCTATGGCAATACACTGGCCTCGCTACACTGTGGACGATCAAGGGACACAGGCCTTACATGGTCTTCACCCACGGTATGCTCGACCCTTATTTCAAGCATCGGTACCCCCTGAAGCACATCAAGAAGTGGCTCTACTGGGTGCCCGCCGAATACTGGATCCTTCGGGGCGCTTACCGGGTCCTCTTCACCTGCAAGGCGGAAAGCGAGCTTGCGAAGCAGAGCTTCTGGTTGCACAGCTGGAAGCCCTATGTCGTGCCCTACGGAGCTCAAGGATCCACCGGCGATCGTGATCAGATGGTCGAGAGTTTTTTTGAGGTCTGCCCCGGAGTTCGGCATAAGCGCTACCTTCTCTTCCTGGGAAGAATCGACAGGAAAAAGGGCTGCGATCTACTGATCGAAGCCTTCGCGGCTACAGCACTACTCGACCCCGGCCTTCATCTTGTCATGGCTGGTCCGGATGCACGCAACTGGCGTCCGAAGCTTGTAGAACGCGCTGTCAAGTCGGGTTGCGCCGACAGGATTCATTGGCCCGGCATCGTCCTTGGAGACGTCAAGTGGGGCGCGTTCTACGGCTCCGAGGCGTTCATCCTTCCCTCGCACCAGGAGAACTTCGGGATCGCCGTCGCTGAGGCGCTATCCTGCGGCAAGCCCACTCTTCTCTCCGACAAGGTCAACATTGCGCCGGAGATCAGCCTTGAAGGTGCGGGCTACATGGAACCGGACACCGTCGCGGGAACGGAAGCCCTCCTGCGGCGCTGGATACAAACCACGTCCGAGGAACGCAGGGAGATGTCCGACAACGCCCTTGCCATCTTCCGCTCGCGCTACGACATGCGCGAAAACGCCAAGGCCATCATGCGCCTCTTCGAGTTGGCTGCGATTCATGCCGGCGAGTTGCCCGCACTGGCTACGGATATGAGGTAG